From the genome of Seriola aureovittata isolate HTS-2021-v1 ecotype China chromosome 6, ASM2101889v1, whole genome shotgun sequence, one region includes:
- the kank4 gene encoding KN motif and ankyrin repeat domain-containing protein 3, with translation MMDKKSANGFQTKASEGGVQRKQLPYSVETPYGFHLDLDFLKYVDDIEKGNTIKRVHIQRRVKGPPKFSTLPRNFSLPGNGARPASKENDSTWSGTSTLGPKPKSRVTEVQQIFDFRASEGGTSGQSSRGTTSQGSGYVSAKPRDEMGAGARGVEEKAVGIQSRPNLLRASSMPITLQQRKGSDSSSPDRIVGTPENGSTENMFRASPDITERRCVPQERTGLHQQITVALKRVRELEEQVKTIPELKAQICSLREEREQLLLQLKARTQTQISTSPSTIAPSSDAGTHTQPPGHRPLEGLNLALMTQPTGVTEKSRVLQKERESSLPHGKMGGLSAQESERQTWPSEKSDKQIESPLEHAAQKLSRDIAGQELTSLRMAIKDAGSSNIQNGNVEKARKGLEDPDSLQMLQEKLMTLETKLTQASGELERTNSLLKEQIEENKVKEERILQLSEGVRVEICTTEAHSRPRRESIDTGTETERIDFANQETETESPGTVDQGTDTERICVEVCVPTARTVSIDQITEPEVDTHDQATDREAEVTAVSPQRPRANSMERGTVTERIATQDRMTETPVAERVNQVTETEGETVTDHPQRPRASSVDRGTETERVDTVDRVTETEAAQRTDQQTETETERRQDNNPARDAEAESQVRESASSERGEDVDSVVSERVDDKEANERIQRVSESLVMKVVTESSAAVLQSLLEQTAVSDIVSQNEGKTSPLAATGEIKESKIEASIAQTDSELKEIIHPKTEIIETKQIILENVEKKQTPEGEIVCATIKDTVVTDRVVVAAEDAAVKTVVPVRPQRGRKSSAEGQTSPPQLQAASVRARRGSGETEAQQPLTKPLPKAQVQDAPQLEAQSPTQLSEQQVKHEAPSEDKSQAKKPTGDVSKEKSQPQAETQSPSPGSSAAQTRPKSIQAQPHSQSSATRRNSKELKAPQRGSTVSQPPSRGGEAQTRPTRQGSSDVQLQSQGSRRSSSETQPPHKDASETPSLRRGSSETAQRRGSREVQASGRDTGEAQPPRRGSSESPTSPAALGQVVTRLTGLLGEQWAQLGSSSGTQQMASQQESPNTQKQTAGKRAEAGKGATAKPAGKAVPVATTGKPAGKPGPSKMSSIQSQLVSSLSVLSAFYSPAQKAAAASKQQEQGLKSIMKKNGVADKQGSKGAKKNLKFVGVNGGYETTSSEESSGDEKSKVEAEEEDSSEQEGEKEKEKEPQPPEKPEEAAEIQGKDAEVSAEGGGAVAEEKEGERGLLDPESSLELQEEQAEREKVDQGFIDACLYVKDRMEEVSSPDKEMRQVLVVLYQEWFRVSSQKDSQADTVTLYLRQVGSTTPTLLPYVVNLTDGNGNMALHYSVSHSNFPVVKLLLDTGLCETDNVNKAGYTPVMLAALTAADSPDDLEVAQQLLRLGDVNARSRQAGQTALMLAVSHGRVAMVKLLLSCGADVNAQDREGSTALMCASEHGHTHIARLLLETGHCDSGLRDKNNQTALSVAEGASQQEIVDLLKANTETQASEPPSTTDLI, from the exons ATGATGGACAAGAAAAGTG CCAACGGCTTTCAGACCAAGGCCAGTGAGGGCGGTGTTCAGAGGAAGCAGCTGCCCTACTCAGTGGAGACTCCCTATGGCTTCCACTTGGACCTGGATTTCCTCAAGTATGTGGACGATATTGAAAAAGGCAACACCATCAAAAGGGTCCACATCCAGCGCAGGGTCAAGGGCCCTCCCAAGTTCAGCACACTACCCAGAAATTTCAGCCTCCCTGGGAATGGAGCTAGGCCTGCGTCTAAGGAAAATGATAGCACATGGTCCGGGACGTCCACCTTGGGACCCAAGCCTAAATCACGGGTGACAGAGGTCCAACAAATCTTTGACTTCAGGGCAAGTGAAGGGGGAACTTCCGGCCAGAGCAGCAGGGGGACAACCAGTCAGGGAAGTGGTTATGTTTCAGCTAAGCCCAGAGATGAAATGGGTGCAGGGGCTCGAGGTGTTGAAGAAAAAGCCGTGGGAATTCAAAGTCGTCCGAACCTGCTTCGAGCATCGAGCATGCCGATCACCCTACAGCAACGCAAAGGCTCTGACTCAAGCAGTCCAGACCGTATTGTGGGAACACCAGAAAATGGCTCAACAGAGAACATGTTCCGTGCTTCGCCGGACATAACAGAAAGACGATGTGTTCCCCAGGAGCGAACAGGGCTTCACCAGCAGATCACAGTGGCACTGAAGCGGgtcagagagctggaggagcaggtCAAAACCATCCCCGAACTGAAGGCTCAGATCTGCTCGctcagggaggagagggagcagctACTGCTACAGCTCAAAGCTCGGACCCAAACACAGATTTCCACATCACCCTCAACAATAGCCCCAAGTTCTGATGCTGggacacacactcagccacCAGGACACAGACCCTTAGAGGGGCTCAACTTAGCTCTGATGACTCAGCCGACTGGTGTGACAGAGAAAAGTAGAGTGttacaaaaagagagagagagttcctTGCCACATGGTAAAATGGGTGGGTTGTCAGCACAAGAATCAGAGAGACAAACATGGCCATCTGAAAAATCCGACAAACAAATCGAGAGTCCACTGGAGCATGCAGCGCAAAAGCTATCGCGGGACATAGCAGGGCAAGAATTAACATCACTTAGGATGGCTATAAAAGATGCAGGGAGTAGCAATATTCAAAATGGTAATGTGGAAAAAGCAAGAAAGGGTCTTGAAGACCCAGACAGTCTGCagatgctgcaggagaagctAATGACACTGGAGACTAAACTTACTCAGGCTAGCGGAGAGCTGGAGAGAACCAATAGTCTTTTGAAAGAACAAATAGAAGAGAACAAAGTAAAAGAGGAGAGAATACTACAACTGAGCGAGGGAGTGAGAGTGGAGATTTGTACTACAGAGGCACACAGCAGACCAAGAAGAGAGAGCATTGATAcaggaacagagacagagagaatagATTTTGCCAAccaagagacagagacagaatcaccGGGTACAGTAGATCAGGgtacagatacagagagaatCTGTGTTGAAGTTTGTGTACCTACAGCAAGGACTGTAAGTATAGATCAGATAACAGAACCCGAAGTCGACACACATGACCAggcaacagacagagaggcagaggtaACCGCAGTGAGCCCACAAAGACCCAGAGCCAACAGCATGGAGCGGGGCACAGTAACTGAGAGGATTGCCACTCAGGATCGAATGACTGAGACGCCAGTGGCCGAAAGGGTGAACCAagtcacagagacagagggtgagACAGTGACAGACCATCCACAGAGACCAAGAGCCAGCAGTGTAGACcgagggacagagacagagagggtggaCACTGTGGACAgggtgacagagacagaggcagccCAGAGGACTGACCaacagacagagacggagacagagagacgtCAGGACAACAATCCAGCCAGAGACGCAGAGGCAGAGAGTCAAGTAAGAGAAAGTGCAAGCAGCGAAAGAGGAGAAGATGTTGACAGTGTGGTCAGTGAAAGAGTGGACGACAAGGAAGCAAATGAAAGGATTCAAAGAGTTAGTGAAAGTCTAGTCATGAAAGTTGTCACAGAGAGTTCAGCTGCAGTTCTACAAAGTCTACTTGAACAAACTGCAGTTTCAGACATAGTAAGTCAGAATGAAGGGAAAACCAGTCCACTTGCTGCAACAGGAGAAATTAAAGAATCTAAGATTGAAGCAAGTATTGCACAGACTGACTCAGAGTTAAAAGAAATTATACATCCAAAGACAGAAATTATTGAAACAAAGCAGATCATCCTGGAGAATgtagaaaagaaacaaacaccagaGGGTGAGATTGTGTGTGCAACAATCAAAGACACTGTGGTCACTGACAGGGTTGTAGTCGCAGCAGAGGATGCAGCTGTGAAGACAGTAGTTCCTGTAAGACCTCAGAGAGGCCGCAAGTCCTCAGCAGAGGGACAGACGTCACCTCCTCAACTCCAGGCTGCATCTGTGCGTGCTCGTAGGGGATCCGGTGAAACCGAAGCCCAGCAACCCCTGACAAAGCCCCTGCCCAAAGCACAAGTACAGGACGCACCTCAGCTTGAGGCTCAATCCCCAACACAACTCTCAGAGCAACAGGTAAAACATGAAGCCCCATCTGAGGATAAGAGCCAAGCAAAGAAGCCTACAGGTGATGTTAGTAAGGAAAAATCACAACCTCAGGCTGAGACTCAGAGCCCATCTCCAGGGTCCAGTGCAGCCCAAACCCGTCCCAAATCAATTCAAGCCCAGCCTCACTCTCAAAGTTCTGCAACTCGACGGAACTCAAAAGAGCTTAAAGCACCACAGAGGGGCTCCACTGTATCACAACCTCCAAGTCGTGGAGGAGAAGCCCAAACCCGGCCAACTCGTCAGGGGTCAAGTGATGTGCAGCTTCAGTCTCAGGGCTCCCGCAGAAGTTCCAGTGAGACTCAACCCCCTCACAAAGATGCCAGCGAAACACCATCCCTGCGCAGAGGCTCCAGTGAAACAGCCCAGCGTCGTGGTTCAAGGGAAGTCCAGGCCTCCGGTCGCGACACTGGTGAGGCCCAGCCTCCTCGCAGAGGCTCGAGTGAGTCACCAACCTCGCCCGCAGCTTTGGGCCAAGTCGTAACCCGGTTAACAGGGCTTCTGGGGGAGCAGTGGGCACAGCTGGGGAGCAGCTCTGGCACTCAACAGATGGCTAGCCAACAGGAGAGCcccaacacacagaaacagacagcagGCAAAAGAGCAGAGGCAGGAAAAGGAGCAACAGCCAAGCCTGCAGGGAAAGCAGTCCCTGTAGCAACAACAGGGAAACCAGCAGGGAAACCTGGTCCTTCCAAAATGAGCTCTATTCAGAGTCAACTGGTCAGCTCCCTCAGTGTCCTCTCTGCCTTCTACTCACCAGCccagaaagctgctgctgccagcaaACAGCAAGAACAAG GTCTCAAATCTATTATGAAGAAAAATGGTGTTGCTGACAAGCAGGGGAGTAAGGGAGCCAAGAAAAACCTGAAGTTTGTTGGGGTGAATGGAGG CTATGAGACAACATCCAGCGAAGAGTCCAGTGGAGATGAGAAGTCAAaggtggaggcggaggaggaagacagctcagagcaggagggggagaaggaaaaggagaaggagcCTCAGCCACCAGAGAAGCctgaggaggcagcagagatCCAGGGAAAGGATGCAGAGGTctcagctgagggaggaggTGCTGTGGCTGAAGAgaaggagggtgagagaggtCTGCTGGATCCAGAGAGCAgcctggagctgcaggaggagcaaGCTGAACG GGAGAAAGTTGACCAAGGATTTATAGACGCTTGCCTCTATGTAAAGGACCGTATGGAAGAGGTTTCATCCCCAGATAAAGAAATG CGTCAGGTTTTAGTGGTGCTCTACCAGGAGTGGTTCAGGGTCTCCAGTCAGAAAGACTCACAGGCCGATACCGTCACATTATACCTGCGACAAGTGGGCTCGACCACGCCCACTCTCCTGCCGTATGTTGTCAATTTGACAGATGGAAACGGGAACATGGCCCTCCACTACAGCGTGTCGCACTCAAACTTCCCTGTGGTCAAACTGCTGCTGGATACTG gtCTATGTGAAACAGATAACGTGAACAAGGCAGGCTATACTCCAGTGATGCTCGCTGCCCTAACAGCTGCTGACAGCCCTGATGATCTGGAGGTGGCACAACAACTGCTGAGACTGGGGGACGTCAATGCACGCTCCAGACAG GCAGGTCAGACGGCACTTATGCTTGCAGTGAGCCACGGCcgtgttgccatggtgaagCTGCTCCTGAGCTGCGGCGCCGATGTAAATGCCCAGGACCGCGAGGGATCTACAGCCCTGATGTGCGCCAGTGAACACGGACACACGCACATCGCTCGTCTGCTGCTTGAGACAGGCCACTGTGACTCCGGCCTCAGAGATAAG AATAATCAGACAGCACTGTCGGTGGCAGAAGGAGCCTCTCAACAAGAAATAGTTGACCTTCTGAAGGCCAACACTGAGACCCAGGCCTCTGAGCCACCGTCTACCACAGACCTAATCTGA